aatgaaatgtttaccTGAGTTTCCTTAGACCAGACCAGTGGACCCATAGAAATGGAGGCAGTGTCGTGGAAGTCCAAAGATCTGCCCACTCTCAGATGCTGTCCAGACTGACATTGCTAAAGATTAAGAGAATGAAAAGTTGAATCTAGAAGAATTAGTTCGAGATGATCTTAtattaactataaaataaacatatgaaAAACCTGAAGCTTTGTAAAAGATCtcctttatttaatttaaacacattAAAGTCCATTATGGTAGCCCCTAGAATGCCTTCTCCACACTCTCACAAGTTGAAATCAAGTAGTTACCAAAACAAAGTACTTGGAAGGCAAACGAAAACCATGAAAATGAAAGCATGACTCAATGTTCTCTATAAAGTTTAACAACAGCGCCTCTAGCTGGTCGGATGTTATAAACAATAGTAAATCAATACCCCCAATCTTTGTTTCACAGAAAATCATCACAGGGGACCAAACAAACATGTTGTATAGTACGAGAGGATTTGTGTACTCACAGATGAGCAGGTATTGTTGGTCAGGAGACAAAGGTGAATTTTGCAGTGCAGGTAAACCTTCGTGGAGTATGCAGTGAAGATGAACATCCTGAAGGAGAAACGACTGGATGTGGAGACGCCGTTCTGAAGAAGCTCCACTGTGTTATCATTTGGATTGGGACACCTGAGACAATTGTGAATGATTAAAAAaccaaataaaatcaaaatttaACCGTGTAACAGTTCAAAACAATAGCGATTATTTCTACAGGTCACAGAGAATGTGGTatactatattttatttgaaaacctAGAAATTATGACCTTTTTGAGTCTAAGAAAAATAGACACAAAGCATTGTCTTACTCATCAACGATGAGATCCCAGAGGAGAGAGGACTGAGGATCATTCGCAGGTGTAGCCCAACACGTGTCAATCACTGAAGCAAACCGATGACCGTCAACTCCATCAACACGCACTTCTACAAAAATCTTCTGGTCCACCTCGACACTCACACTACCAGTGAACGGCTTGGAGAATTGAGCATCCTGATATGAAAGCATCCTGACCCGATACGTCCCCAGACCTTGAATGTTTCTGTGCACAATGCTGTTGACATGTTCAACAATAAATATATGTGAAAAATCTtcctaatacaaatgtaataaaatgagaGTAAATGTAGTCCCACCTCTCCAGAGGGTTGATGTCCATGGAGACTGAATGGGTTTGGTGATAAACGCAGTTGAAACGGAGCTTCAGAAATTTCTTTCTGCTGATGACGCCTCCGGCTGATCCCTGCTGCCCGAAGATGAAGTTCTCATAGATGATGTGTGTGCCATTGGCCTGTGGAGCAGAAGCATACAAATGGTATCAGAAGTTTAATTATGGGAATGAAGTAATAATATAAAGTATTGTTTTAATGTACAATCCTATATAATGTGAACCTTACCACAAGACCTGTGCCACAGATGCTGCCATTATTGTCAAATCTGAACTCTACTCTTTCATTCTGGACTGTTCCTCTACAGCTGGGGTCATTCAGGTGTAAGACATCAGCAGAAAAACCAGCTTCAAAGAGCTGACAGCGAGACAGAGACATGAACCCAGAGCTGCTTTCACACGTCTCATAGGCATCTgaagaacaaacacacaacacagcatTGATTAGTAATAATAAAAGCGTCATTATTTGTTTGAAAGTTTGTAATGGAACGAGTCACACCAAAAGTGTCAGGGTTAGATGTGGGTTGGGTCTGATTACAGAAACAGCCGTAAACACCATTATGTTCTCCACACCACTCATTCTCAGTACAGTTGAGATCTGAGCACGGGTCTCtcacaactaaaacaaaaatcagAAGATGAATGAAACTGGAATCGGGTTAACAGAATATTATAGCCACAGTATAAGAAGAAaatatactaaatatattttttattctaatttattaaagaaaatacaatcatttaattgtggctttttaaagtaaaaaaaaaacagattcatTCAAATTATAAAACTGTAGGTATATGGACACGAGATCTCTTTAATGATCAACTTTAAAGAGACAAATGAATACTTCACCTGTGGGTCCTGTGGACGGGGTTATCTCTGATGGACTTGCTGTTGTCTGGTTAAAACTTTGAGCCTCTGAGATGGGAAACACTGGACATTATTACTAATTCAcgtaaaatcaataaaaaaaaaaacggtaaGATAATGATCAGAGTGAATATGAGTAAAATTGCAGACCTGCACAATAAGCAGAGCACAATGCTGGCTTGATGAActcataaacataataatttCCAGGACAAGCTTTGACTTGTATGGGGTGGGAATTGTAGCTACAGCAGCTAAATGATGAGGAACCACAGACTTGTCGGACGACCACTCCATCTGCCAGCTGTGGGTGACGACCAATGAGCCACAGTGGGCTATAGGTTCCACACATGCGATAACCAACACATGACTCTGGCATCTGGGCATTCTGTCCATTGTAGGAAAGCCTGTACCATCCATTCCAATTCACATTATAATCACATCTTGCAGATGAATCATTAGAAGCATAGTTGGTGGACCTCCAAGGCTCTTCCAGACTGGTGTAGCTGATGCAGGGGTCAACGCTCGGCGAGGTGAAAGCAACTGGTATGAAAAAGTCGAGAGGATGCTTAAACCTGCAATGCATCTAAACGTGCTAAAATCTTGAGCAGATATTGAGCATGAACAAGCTTAATGATTGCACGGTACCTGCACAATACGAAGGGACGGGTATCGATAGTTTTGGCCTTATCAGTTTGTAGACATAATAAATTCCAGGACAAGCTTTGACTTGGATCGGGTTGGATCTGTAGTTACTGCACTGGCCATACTGGGTACCATAAACTTCACGAGTAACAATGCCATCTTTTGGCTGAGGATGAGAGCCATCGAGCCACAGAGAACTGAAGCCTCCACATGCCATATAGCCTGCACACCACTCAGGAATCTGAGCACTTTGTCTATTAAGGTAGAGCCGATACCAGCCATCCCATTCAACACGTGTATCATCGTGTCCAGATCCATATCCATTACCATAGAAGTAAATGTGTGTGCTTCTCCAATAGTTTTCTAGAATGTTGTAGTTATAGCACGGATCGTGATCTACAGCACTGGCAGCTGCTGAAATTAAAAGAcacaacaaaaaagtaaatgagaGAGGTAATTTTAGCCTAAGTGCATAAATGGCATACTGTAAGAACAAGcactgtataaaaacacacatttatatgGTTCAGCCAAATATACTGTAGCTTTATTTACACAGCTAATTATGGAATTTAATCAGTGATTGTAATAGCTGGGTAAAATAAAGGTCTCTTATTATTGAAGTCAACGTCAGCTCCATCATCAAAACTGCATTATTCTgtcttaaaaatataataataaaaatgaaggcattataaaaataaataaccaaGAAGATAACTGGGATTACtgtgatgtaaatgtaaatcttgtAGATAATACGCACATTATAATTTTGTAAATACTTCAACATAACTGGAAGAACTTTTATTATGAATGTTTGCAGCTAGATGACATCAGTCCCGCTTCCGCGGTTGaatttactttcactttctaaAATTATAgtccaaaaatatttatattgtaatataatatcatgcattgtctttatttattaattaattaattaaattataatGTATAAAGCTTCTTTGCGagtgcaacaatgaaaattgtgataaTTGTGTACATAagttaaattgaattgaatcgaactgaatcaataaaaacattatgtttGTCTAAAGGCACATGTTAGTGTCtgcaaaaatactttttattaatgCCTCATGACCTTTAGCCAGATGCATTTTTAACACAAACTGTAAACTTACACGATGTTATGACGGATCCGGTCATTAAAGTTGGAGTTGTAGAGGAAACTGTCTGGGATATAGTGTTGATATCTACAAACAGGAATGTTTTAAACCATTActtcatttatttcaaatacTTACTTAAAATACTTTCTACGTAATACTCACCTGTGCAATATCCTGTACAATAGTATTGCGGTGGCTGTGCCAGTTCGTAAACGTAGTAATTTCCCGGACAGGCTTTGACTCTGATGGGAGTAAACTTCTGCGCACAGCATCCTCTGTGTGAGCTCACACAAACCTCCCGGGTCACCACTCCATCctcaatctgagggtgaggaccATTGAGCCAAAGACTGTAATATGCATTACAGCTGTATGTCCTATTAACACACTTCTCAGATATTCTGATGTTCATCCCGTTGTAGAAAAGTCGGTACCAGCCATTCCAGGTGAAGGAATCATCACAAATTGTCAATCCACTTTCATTTGAAGCTCTCCAGGGACGATCCAGAGATTCAAAGTTGTGACAAGGATCATTACTGATGTTGTTAAAAGTTACTGTTGGAGAGAAAAAAGTTAGATAATGTAAGTGTTTGCAAATTAGACTGTATgcaatttttcagtttttcagagACAAGCTTCACAACATAATACTGTATCTCAATCTCAATCTGTACCTGCACAGTATGTGGGTCGAGAGATTGACATATCAGGTTTGACAAGTTTATAGACATGATAATCTCCAGGACAGGCTTTGATTTGGATGGGGTTGGATCTGTAGTAGTCACACAAATTGGGATACCATATTATGGTTCCCAACACTTCGCGTGTAACCACTCCGTCCTCAAGTCGTGGATGAGAACCACTGAGATAAAGTCCAGTATCACCTCCACATCCTGTGTAACTTGTGCACCCCTCAGACATACGAGCATTTTGTCCGTTCAGAAACAGCCGATACCAGCCATTCCATTCAACAAACCGGTCATCATAGCCATTATTGCTAAACTGGGTCCGGTGTATGTCTCTCCAAAAGTCATCAACAATGTTATAATCAGAGCACGGATCAGAGATGGAGGTCACTGCTTCTAAGAGAAGAGTGTGGAAAGCTCTTTAGTTAGATTGTCAAGGTTACAAAGTTTTTAGTTTACATTTGCCAATACTTAAGCTGTTGAATCTTAATAACAACGATTATGTACTGCAAACACTCTCACTTTCCTATGACACAGATGTGTTTATATAGTTagctaaaaaaaacacattattacCAGTTGGCATGACTGTAGGCATGATGGTTGAGTAAGTGGCGTTAATAGTGCTAACatctgcaaaaatgaaaaatattattcaacACATATGAATGTACAAGTTGTAAGTATACATAAAAAAGTCTGTATGGTATGCCACCATGCAGGCAGTCGACCTTACAAACTCCTAgacataataatttaataagaaCGCACAAATACACCAGTGGTGTTTATTAATAAGTAGACACAATTTTGAGTTAATGTTGAGTTTACCTGCACAATATGTCCCATAGCAGTAATTCGGCCTGGTGAACTCATAGACATAGTAATTTCCTGGGCAGGCTTTCACTTTAATGGGATTGGATTGGAAATAGCAGCAGTTACTTTGCCAGTGACCGCACACATTTCTGGTGACCACCCCGTCCTCGACTCTTGGATTCTGACCGTCCAACCACAGAGGGGCATGAGTACCACAGCTTAACATACCAACACATGTAGTTGGCATCTGAACGCTCTGACCGTGAATGAAGAGACGATACCATCCCGACCAGCTGACATGAGCATCACACATTACATTGAGATTACCGCTAATGCGATTGCTGGTGGCTCTCCATGGCTCATCCAACACAGCATAGTTGAAGCAGGGGTCAGAAGAACGAGTCACTGTCATAGAAACATTAAAAAAGGGAAAGCATTGCTGAATAATTTAGTTTACATTTGAGTATAATTTCATAACTTTACTTGAATTCTAGTTTGAAGTCATGTAAAGACAGATTTGTCAGCAACACCATCTCTTTTCAATTGGAAATGACTAACCATTAGTGGATTGAGAATCTGAACACCAACATCAAGACTCATGGATCAAAATAAAGTAATGGACACCATCTCAACAATAATGATTACACAAATTGCAACAATCTGGGTGTTGTTCACATCAAACAAATTTCatggaaaagttaaatgaactttaCCAGGGGCTGTGATGGACACGGAAATGGATTTTGGGGGTGAGATTGTCACTGTTGGTGGTGATGGGGTGTGAAAGTTTGGATGCTCTGAtatcagaaaaaaatacaatgtcaGTTTTCATCCTAAAAtgtcaacacaatctcacagcaattcgtaactattATAAGAGGTGGCAAATTCATACGATGTCAatcgtacattttagtacgatctCCTTTTGCACCAGTGACGGTTAAGGGGGGTTATTCGTaaggctgttcaacgattaatcgcaattaatcgcatccaaagtAAACGTTTGTGTTCATAAAAATAGTGTCTGGGCactgtgcatgttaattttgtattattaaacacacacatacagtacatgtatatatttaagaaaaaaatgtaaatacataaattaatCAATGTTTATGTATCAGTTAAAttatatatagatataaatatatacatgcaaatatttcctaaatatatacacgtTTGTGTGcgtgaatgtgtttataaacacaaaataaatatgcacagtgcacagtgATGTATTACAACgtgtaaatacaaacttttacTCTGGACtggattaatcgcaattaatcgttgAACGTCTCATAAAAGTTACGAATTCTTAAATACTAAAAATTCTACAAAAATCTACATGACTGATGTATACAAGAGGGGGAAAATTAGTTTACCTGAACAATACGCTGCACAGTACAATGGCCTGACAAACTGATAAACATAGTAATTCCCTGGACAAGCTTTGACTTGTATTGGAAGAGATTTGTAACCACAGCAGTCATTCCATGTGGGACTACAGACTTTTCGGGTGACCACTCCATCTTCCAGCTGTGGATGagaaccactgagccacagtgcattctgggagcCACATGTACTCTCACGAACACATGAATTTGGCATTTTGGCACTCTGTCCATTGTAAAAAAGCCTGTACCAGCCATTCCAGTCAACATTATAATCACAAGAACTATAGTAATTAAGATTAGAAGAGTTGACGACTCTCCAAAGGTCATCCAGACTGGAGTAGTTGTAGCAGGGGTCAACATTCAAAGTGTTGAAAGGAACTAATGAAATATTGAAAGAGTGAGTCAATAATAAAACCATCAATATATTTAAAACTGAGATGACAACAGATCTGTAAAGACAGTTGTTTTATGAAGGGAAAAGATCGTACCTGCACAGTAAACAGGCATTGGGATTGATAGTCTTGGCTTTACAAACTTGTAGACGTAATAATTTCCAGGACAAGCTTTGACTTGGATCGGGTTGGATCTGTAATAGCTGCACTGGTCATTTTGAGTACCATAAACGTCTCGGGTAACAACGCCATCTTGTATTTTTGGATGAGGGCCACCAAGCCACAGAGAACTGAAGCCTCCACATGACATGTAATTTGCACACCATTCAGGCATCTGAGCACCGGATC
This genomic window from Triplophysa rosa linkage group LG18, Trosa_1v2, whole genome shotgun sequence contains:
- the si:ch73-181m17.1 gene encoding uncharacterized protein si:ch73-181m17.1 isoform X1, which encodes MRFLTSLCVPLLLLVNGAITNGQTTVPFSSPDIDPCDIYTSLDEPWRAINFSNNNFAACDYNVNWDGWYRLFYNGEKAQMPESCVSSGMCGSYNPLWLSGGHPQLDDGVVIRQVCSPTWNDCCGYKSHSIQVKACPGNYYVYQFVSPSHCATYCADVEGLKTTSVPITTVTNPLKKSITVPGISVKTAILPFDPCNTYTVLDEPWRATSNKFAANLMCDASVSWSGWYRLFIRGHSVQMPDTCVDDLSCGTHAPLWLNGPHPRIEDGVVTRDVCGNWFNNCCFFRSNSIQVKACPGNYYVYEFTRPSFCYGTYCADDRNMTIPTVSPKTTLSGAVLADPCYSYTVLDELWRAIDQYSQLMCDSYVNWSGWYRLSLHGQSAQMPDTCVSMYSCSTHAPLWLNGQHPRVEDGVVTRHVCGHWNNDCCHFQFYPMKVKACPGNYYVYEFVSPTFCFATYCAVSDPRSNNMSYISVTPMTVRTTPIFDPCSNYNVLDDFWRSISRYLHNGQNDLLVEWNGWYRLFLNGQSAQMSEWCVTHTGCGGDTGLYLNGSHPRLGDGVVTREVSGTYMWQPSLCGTYRSNPIQIKACPGHYYVYNLVKPDMSIPRPTYCAVAFKSISNDPCYDYTSLDRPWRTTNESGLTICDNSFSYNGWYRLFHNGMNIRMSENCVGQYSCNTQVGLWLNGPHPRIEDGVVTREVCGDEGNGCCSFKSTPIRVKACPGNYYIYEIAKTLHFCSAYCTDANTISQMVSSTPPGAITASLSTIDYDPCYNYNILDNYWRSALNNWHVYGQISGNDDTVVEWDGWYRLLLNGSGAQMPEWCANYMSCGGFSSLWLGGPHPKIQDGVVTRDVYGTQNDQCSYYRSNPIQVKACPGNYYVYKFVKPRLSIPMPVYCAVPFNTLNVDPCYNYSSLDDLWRVVNSSNLNYYSSCDYNVDWNGWYRLFYNGQSAKMPNSCVRESTCGSQNALWLSGSHPQLEDGVVTRKVCSPTWNDCCGYKSLPIQVKACPGNYYVYQFVRPLYCAAYCSEHPNFHTPSPPTVTISPPKSISVSITAPVTRSSDPCFNYAVLDEPWRATSNRISGNLNVMCDAHVSWSGWYRLFIHGQSVQMPTTCVGMLSCGTHAPLWLDGQNPRVEDGVVTRNVCGHWQSNCCYFQSNPIKVKACPGNYYVYEFTRPNYCYGTYCADVSTINATYSTIMPTVMPTEAVTSISDPCSDYNIVDDFWRDIHRTQFSNNGYDDRFVEWNGWYRLFLNGQNARMSEGCTSYTGCGGDTGLYLSGSHPRLEDGVVTREVLGTIIWYPNLCDYYRSNPIQIKACPGDYHVYKLVKPDMSISRPTYCAVTFNNISNDPCHNFESLDRPWRASNESGLTICDDSFTWNGWYRLFYNGMNIRISEKCVNRTYSCNAYYSLWLNGPHPQIEDGVVTREVCVSSHRGCCAQKFTPIRVKACPGNYYVYELAQPPQYYCTGYCTDINTISQTVSSTTPTLMTGSVITSSAASAVDHDPCYNYNILENYWRSTHIYFYGNGYGSGHDDTRVEWDGWYRLYLNRQSAQIPEWCAGYMACGGFSSLWLDGSHPQPKDGIVTREVYGTQYGQCSNYRSNPIQVKACPGIYYVYKLIRPKLSIPVPSYCAVAFTSPSVDPCISYTSLEEPWRSTNYASNDSSARCDYNVNWNGWYRLSYNGQNAQMPESCVGYRMCGTYSPLWLIGRHPQLADGVVVRQVCGSSSFSCCSYNSHPIQVKACPGNYYVYEFIKPALCSAYCAEAQSFNQTTASPSEITPSTGPTVVRDPCSDLNCTENEWCGEHNGVYGCFCNQTQPTSNPDTFDAYETCESSSGFMSLSRCQLFEAGFSADVLHLNDPSCRGTVQNERVEFRFDNNGSICGTGLVANGTHIIYENFIFGQQGSAGGVISRKKFLKLRFNCVYHQTHSVSMDINPLESIVHRNIQGLGTYRVRMLSYQDAQFSKPFTGSVSVEVDQKIFVEVRVDGVDGHRFASVIDTCWATPANDPQSSLLWDLIVDECPNPNDNTVELLQNGVSTSSRFSFRMFIFTAYSTKVYLHCKIHLCLLTNNTCSSQCQSGQHLRVGRSLDFHDTASISMGPLVWSKETQIFWPQNQ
- the si:ch73-181m17.1 gene encoding uncharacterized protein si:ch73-181m17.1 isoform X3, coding for MRFLTSLCVPLLLLVNGAITNGQTTVPFSSPDIDPCDIYTSLDEPWRAINFSNNNFAACDYNVNWDGWYRLFYNGEKAQMPESCVSSGMCGSYNPLWLSGGHPQLDDGVVIRQVCSPTWNDCCGYKSHSIQVKACPGNYYVYQFVSPSHCATYCADVEGLKTTSVPITTVTNPLKKSITVPGISVKTAILPFDPCNTYTVLDEPWRATSNKFAANLMCDASVSWSGWYRLFIRGHSVQMPDTCVDDLSCGTHAPLWLNGPHPRIEDGVVTRDVCGNWFNNCCFFRSNSIQVKACPGNYYVYEFTRPSFCYGTYCADDRNMTIPTVSPKTTLSGAVLADPCYSYTVLDELWRAIDQYSQLMCDSYVNWSGWYRLSLHGQSAQMPDTCVSMYSCSTHAPLWLNGQHPRVEDGVVTRHVCGHWNNDCCHFQFYPMKVKACPGNYYVYEFVSPTFCFATYCAVSDPRSNNMSYISVTPMTVRTTPIFDPCSNYNVLDDFWRSISRYLHNGQNDLLVEWNGWYRLFLNGQSAQMSEWCVTHTGCGGDTGLYLNGSHPRLGDGVVTREVSGTYMWQPSLCGTYRSNPIQIKACPGHYYVYNLVKPDMSIPRPTYCAVAFKSISNDPCYDYTSLDRPWRTTNESGLTICDNSFSYNGWYRLFHNGMNIRMSENCVGQYSCNTQVGLWLNGPHPRIEDGVVTREVCGDEGNGCCSFKSTPIRVKACPGNYYIYEIAKTLHFCSAYCTDANTISQMVSSTPPGAITASLSTIDYDPCYNYNILDNYWRSALNNWHVYGQISGNDDTVVEWDGWYRLLLNGSGAQMPEWCANYMSCGGFSSLWLGGPHPKIQDGVVTRDVYGTQNDQCSYYRSNPIQVKACPGNYYVYKFVKPRLSIPMPVYCAVPFNTLNVDPCYNYSSLDDLWRVVNSSNLNYYSSCDYNVDWNGWYRLFYNGQSAKMPNSCVRESTCGSQNALWLSGSHPQLEDGVVTRKVCSPTWNDCCGYKSLPIQVKACPGNYYVYQFVRPLYCAAYCSEHPNFHTPSPPTVTISPPKSISVSITAPVTRSSDPCFNYAVLDEPWRATSNRISGNLNVMCDAHVSWSGWYRLFIHGQSVQMPTTCVGMLSCGTHAPLWLDGQNPRVEDGVVTRNVCGHWQSNCCYFQSNPIKVKACPGNYYVYEFTRPNYCYGTYCADVSTINATYSTIMPTVMPTEAVTSISDPCSDYNIVDDFWRDIHRTQFSNNGYDDRFVEWNGWYRLFLNGQNARMSEGCTSYTGCGGDTGLYLSGSHPRLEDGVVTREVLGTIIWYPNLCDYYRSNPIQIKACPGDYHVYKLVKPDMSISRPTYCAVTFNNISNDPCHNFESLDRPWRASNESGLTICDDSFTWNGWYRLFYNGMNIRISEKCVNRTYSCNAYYSLWLNGPHPQIEDGVVTREVCVSSHRGCCAQKFTPIRVKACPGNYYVYELAQPPQYYCTGYCTDINTISQTVSSTTPTLMTGSVITSSASAVDHDPCYNYNILENYWRSTHIYFYGNGYGSGHDDTRVEWDGWYRLYLNRQSAQIPEWCAGYMACGGFSSLWLDGSHPQPKDGIVTREVYGTQYGQCSNYRSNPIQVKACPGIYYVYKLIRPKLSIPVPSYCAVAFTSPSVDPCISYTSLEEPWRSTNYASNDSSARCDYNVNWNGWYRLSYNGQNAQMPESCVGYRMCGTYSPLWLIGRHPQLADGVVVRQVCGSSSFSCCSYNSHPIQVKACPGNYYVYEFIKPALCSAYCAEAQSFNQTTASPSEITPSTGPTVVRDPCSDLNCTENEWCGEHNGVYGCFCNQTQPTSNPDTFDAYETCESSSGFMSLSRCQLFEAGFSADVLHLNDPSCRGTVQNERVEFRFDNNGSICGTGLVANGTHIIYENFIFGQQGSAGGVISRKKFLKLRFNCVYHQTHSVSMDINPLESIVHRNIQGLGTYRVRMLSYQDAQFSKPFTGSVSVEVDQKIFVEVRVDGVDGHRFASVIDTCWATPANDPQSSLLWDLIVDECPNPNDNTVELLQNGVSTSSRFSFRMFIFTAYSTKVYLHCKIHLCLLTNNTCSSQCQSGQHLRVGRSLDFHDTASISMGPLVWSKETQIFWPQNQ
- the si:ch73-181m17.1 gene encoding uncharacterized protein si:ch73-181m17.1 isoform X2 — encoded protein: MRFLTSLCVPLLLLVNGAITNGQTTVPFSSPDIDPCDIYTSLDEPWRAINFSNNNFAACDYNVNWDGWYRLFYNGEKAQMPESCVSSGMCGSYNPLWLSGGHPQLDDGVVIRQVCSPTWNDCCGYKSHSIQVKACPGNYYVYQFVSPSHCATYCADVEGLKTTSVPITTVTNPLKKSITVPGISVKTAILPFDPCNTYTVLDEPWRATSNKFAANLMCDASVSWSGWYRLFIRGHSVQMPDTCVDDLSCGTHAPLWLNGPHPRIEDGVVTRDVCGNWFNNCCFFRSNSIQVKACPGNYYVYEFTRPSFCYGTYCADDRNMTIPTVSPKTTLSGAVLADPCYSYTVLDELWRAIDQYSQLMCDSYVNWSGWYRLSLHGQSAQMPDTCVSMYSCSTHAPLWLNGQHPRVEDGVVTRHVCGHWNNDCCHFQFYPMKVKACPGNYYVYEFVSPTFCFATYCAVSDPRSNNMSYISVTPMTVRTTPIFDPCSNYNVLDDFWRSISRYLHNGQNDLLVEWNGWYRLFLNGQSAQMSEWCVTHTGCGGDTGLYLNGSHPRLGDGVVTREVSGTYMWQPSLCGTYRSNPIQIKACPGHYYVYNLVKPDMSIPRPTYCAVAFKSISNDPCYDYTSLDRPWRTTNESGLTICDNSFSYNGWYRLFHNGMNIRMSENCVGQYSCNTQVGLWLNGPHPRIEDGVVTREVCGDEGNGCCSFKSTPIRVKACPGNYYIYEIAKTLHFCSAYCTDANTISQMVSSTPPGAITASLSTIDYDPCYNYNILDNYWRSALNNWHVYGQISGNDDTVVEWDGWYRLLLNGSGAQMPEWCANYMSCGGFSSLWLGGPHPKIQDGVVTRDVYGTQNDQCSYYRSNPIQVKACPGNYYVYKFVKPRLSIPMPVYCAVPFNTLNVDPCYNYSSLDDLWRVVNSSNLNYYSSCDYNVDWNGWYRLFYNGQSAKMPNSCVRESTCGSQNALWLSGSHPQLEDGVVTRKVCSPTWNDCCGYKSLPIQVKACPGNYYVYQFVRPLYCAAYCSEHPNFHTPSPPTVTISPPKSISVSITAPVTRSSDPCFNYAVLDEPWRATSNRISGNLNVMCDAHVSWSGWYRLFIHGQSVQMPTTCVGMLSCGTHAPLWLDGQNPRVEDGVVTRNVCGHWQSNCCYFQSNPIKVKACPGNYYVYEFTRPNYCYGTYCADVSTINATYSTIMPTVMPTAVTSISDPCSDYNIVDDFWRDIHRTQFSNNGYDDRFVEWNGWYRLFLNGQNARMSEGCTSYTGCGGDTGLYLSGSHPRLEDGVVTREVLGTIIWYPNLCDYYRSNPIQIKACPGDYHVYKLVKPDMSISRPTYCAVTFNNISNDPCHNFESLDRPWRASNESGLTICDDSFTWNGWYRLFYNGMNIRISEKCVNRTYSCNAYYSLWLNGPHPQIEDGVVTREVCVSSHRGCCAQKFTPIRVKACPGNYYVYELAQPPQYYCTGYCTDINTISQTVSSTTPTLMTGSVITSSAASAVDHDPCYNYNILENYWRSTHIYFYGNGYGSGHDDTRVEWDGWYRLYLNRQSAQIPEWCAGYMACGGFSSLWLDGSHPQPKDGIVTREVYGTQYGQCSNYRSNPIQVKACPGIYYVYKLIRPKLSIPVPSYCAVAFTSPSVDPCISYTSLEEPWRSTNYASNDSSARCDYNVNWNGWYRLSYNGQNAQMPESCVGYRMCGTYSPLWLIGRHPQLADGVVVRQVCGSSSFSCCSYNSHPIQVKACPGNYYVYEFIKPALCSAYCAEAQSFNQTTASPSEITPSTGPTVVRDPCSDLNCTENEWCGEHNGVYGCFCNQTQPTSNPDTFDAYETCESSSGFMSLSRCQLFEAGFSADVLHLNDPSCRGTVQNERVEFRFDNNGSICGTGLVANGTHIIYENFIFGQQGSAGGVISRKKFLKLRFNCVYHQTHSVSMDINPLESIVHRNIQGLGTYRVRMLSYQDAQFSKPFTGSVSVEVDQKIFVEVRVDGVDGHRFASVIDTCWATPANDPQSSLLWDLIVDECPNPNDNTVELLQNGVSTSSRFSFRMFIFTAYSTKVYLHCKIHLCLLTNNTCSSQCQSGQHLRVGRSLDFHDTASISMGPLVWSKETQIFWPQNQ